A stretch of DNA from Cupriavidus taiwanensis:
CATCACCAGCGGGCAGAACGCCGACGTGGCGATCGTGCTGGCGGTGACCGACAAGGCCGCCGGCAAGCGCGGCATCAGCGCCTTCATCGTGCCGACCTCGACCCCGGGCTACGTGGTCGCGCGGCTCGAGGACAAGCTTGGCCAGCATTCGTCGGACACCGCGCAGATCCTGTTCGAGGATTGCCGCGTGCCGGCCGCGAACCTGCTCGGCGACGAGGGCGGCGGCTACAAGATGGCGCTGTCGGGGCTGGAGGGCGGCCGCATCGGCATCGCCTCGCAGAGCATCGGCATGGCGCGCGCCGCGTTCGAGGCGGCGCTGGCCTATGCCAAGGAACGCGAGAGTTTCGGCCAGCCGTTGTTCCAGCACCAGGCGGTGCAGTTCCGCCTGGCCGAGATGGCCACGCGCATCGACGTCGCGCGCCAGATGGTGTGGCACGCCGCCGCGCTGCGCGATGCCGGCCGTCCCTGCCTGAAGGAAGCGGCGATGGCCAAGCTCTTCGCCAGCGAGATGGCGGAGCGGGTCTGCTCCGACGCGATCCAGGTGTTCGGCGGCTATGGCTACGTCAGCGACTTCCCGGTCGAGCGCATCTACCGCGACGTGCGCGTGTGCCAGATCTACGAGGGCACCAGCGACATCCAGAAGATCCTGATCGCGCGCGCGCTGGCCTAGCGCCGCCATTTGCGCGTACGATGAGCAGGCGTGCCGCGCCGGCGTCACGTATTCCCGCAACCGGACCTGCCACCACAAGAATAGGGCCCCGACATGACCGCAGCGATCGACTTCTACTTCGATTTCTCTTCGCCGTACGGCTACTTCGCCAGCACCCGTATCGACGACCTGGCGCAGAAGTACGGGCGCAACGTCGCCTGGCATCCGATCCTGCTGGGCGTGGTGTTCAAGACCACCGGCGCGTCGCCGCTGCCGCAGCTGCCGCTCAAGGGCGACTACAGCTGGCGCGACTTCGAGCGTACCGCGCGCTTCCACGGCATCGACTACAAGCGTCCCACGCATTTCCCGCTGCCGACCACGCATGCCGCGCGCGCCATGCTGTGGCTGCAGAACCA
This window harbors:
- a CDS encoding acyl-CoA dehydrogenase family protein, with product MLLTPEQEMIRDAVRQFAQEVIAPQAAQWDRDKTFPKDVHRELAALGAYGVAVPEEYGGAGLDYLSLALILEEIAAGDGGTSTVISVNNCPVCSMLMSFASEAQKQQWLVPLARGEMLGAFCLTEPHVGSDASALRTTAVRDGDHYVLNGVKQFITSGQNADVAIVLAVTDKAAGKRGISAFIVPTSTPGYVVARLEDKLGQHSSDTAQILFEDCRVPAANLLGDEGGGYKMALSGLEGGRIGIASQSIGMARAAFEAALAYAKERESFGQPLFQHQAVQFRLAEMATRIDVARQMVWHAAALRDAGRPCLKEAAMAKLFASEMAERVCSDAIQVFGGYGYVSDFPVERIYRDVRVCQIYEGTSDIQKILIARALA